GCCGTCCCACTCCAGCGCGTTTGACCCGCCCAGCATCAAGGAGTGGACGAAAGCTGACCATTTCGTGCCGCTCACCCCCGGTGAGGTGGAGAGCAAGAGGCTTGCCCTGCCCCTCGCATTTGAGGTGCACCTTGGTACTGAACCCGCCCCGAGAACGCCCCAGTGCTTCATCCTGTTGACCACCTCGTGCGCCTGCAGCGTGATGATGTGCCCGGACAATCGTTGAGTCGATGTACTGCTTACTCCAGTCAATCTGGCCTTGCTGATCTGCGAGTTGCTGAAGCCGTGACAACAGGTTTGTCCACACGCCTTGCTTACACCAGCGGTAGAAGCGTGTGCTTATTGAACTCCAATTGCCGTAGCAGGGTGGGAGATCACGCCAGGGTGCACCAGTACGGAGGAGCCAGAGGACGGCATTAAAGAACACGCGATCGTTGAGCCGCGGACGACCTCCAAATCCGCGTTCTGCGGGGAGGTGAGGCTGCAACACAGCCCATTGGTCGTCTCTAAGGTCGTGGCGGTGAAGTTCACTCAAAGCCTTTCAGGCTATTGAGTCCCCATGAGCACACGCCCTAGAGATATAGAAAATTAGCTACCTATTCGAATAGACGATCTGACCAAACCCACCTGGGCCAGCCGTTCGATCAGCTGTGTCTGAGAGTAGGGAGGACGACGGAGACTGAGCCGGAGCGCTTCGATCGCTGCTTTCGTTTCCTCAGGAGTGTTGACCAGCAGGCGGGTGACCAAATCATCTGGAGAAAGCACCTCCAGGCCATAGCGCTGAACCGCCGATGTTGGGAAGTCTTTCAGATTCCAGGTCACCAGCAGTTCAGCTTCTGCCGTGATGGCCGCCGCAAGGACGTGGCGGTCATCCGGGTCAGGCAGTATCAGATCTGGAATCAGGACTTCGTACCCGCGGACTGTGGCGTCAGGCACCGCGGCTTCCATCTGCTGCCGCGTCCGCTGAAGCCGGTCTGCCGAGAGATCCGGGCGGTCTTCAAGCAGGTTGCGGATCCATTCGTCGTGGATCGTCTCGGTCCACCGGGCACCGATCAGCCCAGCGGTGGCCAGATGCATCAACAGATTGCGGATCAGGGAAGGGTAGAGGACGGAAGCGTCGAGCAGGGCCACGGGACCCATCAGTCGAGGCCCAACTCCTGCAGGTCATCGGCGAGTGCCTGCAGTGCCTGCTGGCGTTGCGTATCGAGGCGGGCCTTGTACGCGAGGACGTCTTCCAGGTGCAGGCGGCGCCGTGGACCGACTTTGCGATGGGGTAGCGTTCCTTCCTCGACGAGTTTGACCAGGTAGGGCCGGCTGACCTTCAGGAGCTCAGCGGCCTGCTGGGTGGTGATCTCTGGTTCGAGGGTCACCACCTGAACGGCTTTGCCAGCCGCAAGTTGTCCGAGGAGATCTTCGAGGATGCTGGCGAGCCGGTTGGGCAGCGGAGCACTGCGGATTAGGAGAAGTTGCTGGCGGGCGGCTTCGGTGTCGGCGGGGGTGGGGAGGAAGGGGGTGGTCATGGCTGGGCCTCCTGTCCCCATCTTACGAAATGAACGAAACGAGCGAAATAAGCAAAATCACCATCGAAATCGAGGCGAGCCGTAGTTAATGTATGTTATCTATGGGGTCATGGGCATGGAACTGGAGGTCTACCGGGCGGAGGTCTTCGACCGGGCAAGAGCATGGATCGACCTCAATCCCGAGGAGAGGAGACGCCGGGGCGTGGAGGCCTGCCGAGACCAGGATGCTGAAGCCCTGTGGAATCTGACCGAGGCTTACCTCACCCTGCACGGGTCCAGCGGGACCGCTACCAGTCCCCGAACCCTCAAAGCATACCGCTGGGCAGTCAACCGATTTTTGGATTACTCGGCACACCAGGCTGTCAATCTGTTGCGGGCGACTTCAGGCGATGGAGTGCGTTTTATCCGGTCCGTGGAAGCCGGAGGGCTGAGTGCCTCGAGCACCCGGGTCCAACTCGCCGGGGTCCGGCTGTTGTATTCCGCGCTGCGGTGGGCAGAAGTCACTGGTGTGGCTCCGTTTGCCGATGTCAAACCGGTGCGGGATAAGACCGCGGCCTGGGATAAGCGCACGCCATATACCCACGCTGAGGTCCAAACCCTGCTGGAAGCTGCAAACCCACGCATGCGCGTCTTGCTGCTGCTGTGTGCCCACGGCGGGCTGCGGGTCAGCGAGGCACTAGCGCTCCGCTGGGAGGATGTGAATCCCGCGGCCCGGGAATTGACGGTTCGGCAGGGCAAAGGCGGGAAGCAGCGGCGGGTGGTGATAGGGGAGAGCCTGGCTGCGGCTTTGACGATTCTCCCCGAGAGTGACCAGGTGGTCGGTGGGAGCTATCCGGCTGCAGTCGAGCGATTGCGGCGCTTATGTCTCCGCGCCGGCGTGCCGTACCGGGGTCACCATGCGCTCCGTCATTACGCTGGGACTCGGCTGACACGGGAAGGGGCGTCACTTGATGACGTCGCCCGTCATCTGGGACACTCTGCGCTGGAGACGGCCAGGATCTACGCCAAATGGAGCGACGAGGAACTGCGCCGTCGGATGACAGGCTGGTGAATGTACTGAAAGGTTCCATTCGATAGATAGACTTAAAGAAGCTATCGAGACGTTTATCGCTCAACACAATGAAGAGCTAAGACCCTCTCTCCATGTCAAGCGCTCAGCCGATGACATCTTGAAGAGTTTGGTTCTGTCAAGTTAATCGGACAGCATGTGAATAATGAGTTTAGATGTCTTGGAACTCGACTGGATCTTCCAAGAACTGGGCCAAAACATGCTTAGTATTATGTTCTTATATAAATAGAGTTCAATCTATTAATTTAAAAACTACTAATATAAAGTAACATGGGTCACTAAACACTCAACTTGACAGAACCGTCATAGGAGAGGCGAGCCGGATATTGTGGAAGACGTGACCCCGCCTGTTGCGCCCCAAGCCTTGGAGTCCCTGCCCACCTGGCTCTCCCAACCAATCGAGAAAAGCCCAAATCCTCCCGTTGACCCTCGCCTGCAGGGCCTGCCGTACCACGAGCTAAGCTGGCAGGATTTTGAACGGCTGTGTCTCCGCCTCGCCCACCGAGACACAGCCGTCGAGGGCTGCCGCCTCTATGGTGAGCAGGGCGACGCACAGGCAGGTATCGACCTATACGCGCGTGAGCTCGACGGTGAAAAGTACGTGGTGTATCAGTGCAAGCGCGTCAAGGAGTTCGGTCCTGCAAACATCAAAGCAGCTGTCGACAAATTCTTAGAAGCAGATGGATTTGTGAGGCGTGATCGGATCTCCATTTTCGTGTTGTGCACGATGGAAAGCCTGCGGGGACAGCAGCGGGACGACATGTTCCGCGACCAGCAGGAG
The Deinococcus humi genome window above contains:
- a CDS encoding PIN domain-containing protein, with amino-acid sequence MALLDASVLYPSLIRNLLMHLATAGLIGARWTETIHDEWIRNLLEDRPDLSADRLQRTRQQMEAAVPDATVRGYEVLIPDLILPDPDDRHVLAAAITAEAELLVTWNLKDFPTSAVQRYGLEVLSPDDLVTRLLVNTPEETKAAIEALRLSLRRPPYSQTQLIERLAQVGLVRSSIRIGS
- a CDS encoding helix-turn-helix domain-containing protein, whose product is MTTPFLPTPADTEAARQQLLLIRSAPLPNRLASILEDLLGQLAAGKAVQVVTLEPEITTQQAAELLKVSRPYLVKLVEEGTLPHRKVGPRRRLHLEDVLAYKARLDTQRQQALQALADDLQELGLD
- a CDS encoding tyrosine-type recombinase/integrase, which translates into the protein MYVIYGVMGMELEVYRAEVFDRARAWIDLNPEERRRRGVEACRDQDAEALWNLTEAYLTLHGSSGTATSPRTLKAYRWAVNRFLDYSAHQAVNLLRATSGDGVRFIRSVEAGGLSASSTRVQLAGVRLLYSALRWAEVTGVAPFADVKPVRDKTAAWDKRTPYTHAEVQTLLEAANPRMRVLLLLCAHGGLRVSEALALRWEDVNPAARELTVRQGKGGKQRRVVIGESLAAALTILPESDQVVGGSYPAAVERLRRLCLRAGVPYRGHHALRHYAGTRLTREGASLDDVARHLGHSALETARIYAKWSDEELRRRMTGW